A part of Cryptococcus neoformans var. grubii H99 chromosome 6, complete sequence genomic DNA contains:
- a CDS encoding signal recognition particle protein SRP54 — protein sequence MVLADLGTRLHGAWNQLSKASVIDDKVIDGVLKELCAALLESDVNVKLVASLRTKVKAKVKKSLEESEKTGGREANKKNVVQKAVFDELVALVDPGTEPYKPVKGKTNVLMAVGIQGAGKTTTCTKLAVHYQRRGFRTCLVCADTFRAGAFDQLKQNATKAKIPFYGSYTETDPVAIASLGVEKFRKERFDVIVVDTSGRHKQESELFEEMVAIGAAVKPDMTLMVLDASIGQAAEGQSRAFKDSADFGAIIVTKLDGHAKGGGAISAVAATKTPIIFLGTGEHLNDLERFAPQPFISKLLGMGDMQGLVEHMQDMARANPDRQKDLAKKLEQGKFSIRDWREQLSNIMNMGSISKIASMIPGLPAGIMDGNEEEASAKLKRLIFITDAMRADELDSDGSIFVSYDKQGNPVGLNKRAKRVAKGSGTSLRELEDLLVQARMMAGMAKQAGGQNGWMSAMQKMQAAAGGKPLGPNGQPSPAQIEAMRKAMPPELVRKLRAAGPQGAQKMMQDMMGGMGGMPGMGGAGGPGGMDLGNMMRMLGGGGGGGGGMPDMSQMQEMMKGMGMGGGGMGGMPDMSQLMKMMGGSG from the exons ATGGTGTTAGCGGATCTCGGGACACGACTGCACGGCGCTTGGAACCAGCTTTCAAAAGCATCAGTAATCGATGACAAG GTTATCGACGGTGTCCTCAAGGAGCTATGCGCAGCCTTGTTGGAATCAGATGTCAACGTAAAACTCGTAGCCTCACTGCGGACCAAGGTTAAAGCGAAG GTCAAGAAGAGCCTGGAAGAAAGTGAAAAGacaggaggaagggaagcgaACAAAAAGAACGTTGTGCAGAAGGCCGTCTTTGACGAGCTCGTCGCTTTGGTGGATCCAGGAACTGAGCCATACAAGCCAGTTAAGGGAAAGACCAATGTCTTGATGGCTGTCGGTATCCAA GGTGCTGGTAAAACTACAACCTGTACGAAACTTGCCGTTCACTACCAACGAAGGGGATTCCGCACTTGTCTTGTTTGTGCCGATACTTTCCGTGCTGGTGCTTTTGATCAGTTAAAACA AAATGCAACCAAAGCCAAGATCCCCTTCTATGGTAGTTATACTGAAACAGACCCTGTGGCCATTGCCTCTTTAGGTGTGGAGAAGTTTAGGAAAGAAAGGTTCGATGTGATCGTCGTCGACACTTCTGGTCGTCACAAGCAAGAGTCCGAGCtgtttgaggagatggtggcCATTGGCGCTGCTGTCAAACCA GATATGACATTAATGGTCCTTGATGCTTCCATAGGCCAAGCTGCCGAAGGTCAATCTCGTGCTTTCAAGGATTCTGCCGACTTTGGCGCTATCATTGTGACTAAACTGGATGGACATGCCAAGGGTGGTGGTGCCATTTCTGCTGTGGCGGCCACCAAGACACCCATTATTTTCCTTGGTACTGGTGAACATCTCAACGATCTTGAACGATTCGCGCCTCAGCCTTTCATTTCCAAGCTTTTGGGCATGGGTGATATGCAAGGCCTTGTAGAGCACAT GCAGGATATGGCCCGAGCAAACCCCGATAGACAAAAGGATCTCGCCAAAAAGCTTGAACAAGGCAAGTTCTCCATTCGCGACTGGCGGGAACAATTGTCAAATATCATGAACAT GGGTTCTATCTCCAAGATCGCTTCCATGATTCCTGGTTTGCCTGCAGGTATAATGGACGGtaatgaggaagaggcttCCGCCAAGCTCAAGCGTCTGATTTTCATCACCGATGCCATGCGTGCCGACGAATTGGATTCTGACGGTAGCATCTTTGTGTCGTACGATAAACAAGGGAACCCCGTCGGCCTCAACAAACGGGCAAAGAGGGTGGCAAAGGGAAGTGGTACAAGTCTGAGGGAGTTGGAGGACTTGTTAGTGCAGGCGAGAATGATGGCTGGAATGGCCAAGCAAGCCGGTGGCCAGAATGGATG GATGTCGGCGATGCAGAAGATGCAAGCTGCTGCCGGTGGCAAACCTCTTGGACCCAATGGTCAACCTTCCCCTGCCCAAATCGAGGCTATGCGAAAGGCCATGCCTCCAGAGTTAGTCCGCAAGTTACGTGCCGCTGGTCCTCAGGGTGCtcagaagatgatgcaAGATATGATGGGTGGCATGGGCGGAATGCCTGGTATGGGAGGTGCTGGCGGACCTGGCGGTATGGATTTGGGCAatatgatgaggatgttgggaggaggaggcggtggtggcggtgggATGCCCGACATGAGCCAGATgcaggagatgatgaagggcATGGGCATGGGTGGCGGCGGCATGGGTGGTATGCCTG ATATGAGCCaattgatgaagatgatgggcGGCAGCGGTTAA
- a CDS encoding signal recognition particle protein SRP54, variant 2, with protein sequence MVLADLGTRLHGAWNQLSKASVIDDKVIDGVLKELCAALLESDVNVKLVASLRTKVKAKVKKSLEESEKTGGREANKKNVVQKAVFDELVALVDPGTEPYKPVKGKTNVLMAVGIQGAGKTTTCTKLAVHYQRRGFRTCLVCADTFRAGAFDQLKQNATKAKIPFYGSYTETDPVAIASLGVEKFRKERFDVIVVDTSGRHKQESELFEEMVAIGAAVKPDMTLMVLDASIGQAAEGQSRAFKDSADFGAIIVTKLDGHAKGGGAISAVAATKTPIIFLGTGEHLNDLERFAPQPFISKLLGMGDMQGLVEHMQDMARANPDRQKDLAKKLEQGKFSIRDWREQLSNIMNMGSISKIASMIPGLPAGIMDGNEEEASAKLKRLIFITDAMRADELDSDGSIFVSYDKQGNPVGLNKRAKRVAKGSGTSLRELEDLLVQARMMAGMAKQAGGQNGWYVTLL encoded by the exons ATGGTGTTAGCGGATCTCGGGACACGACTGCACGGCGCTTGGAACCAGCTTTCAAAAGCATCAGTAATCGATGACAAG GTTATCGACGGTGTCCTCAAGGAGCTATGCGCAGCCTTGTTGGAATCAGATGTCAACGTAAAACTCGTAGCCTCACTGCGGACCAAGGTTAAAGCGAAG GTCAAGAAGAGCCTGGAAGAAAGTGAAAAGacaggaggaagggaagcgaACAAAAAGAACGTTGTGCAGAAGGCCGTCTTTGACGAGCTCGTCGCTTTGGTGGATCCAGGAACTGAGCCATACAAGCCAGTTAAGGGAAAGACCAATGTCTTGATGGCTGTCGGTATCCAA GGTGCTGGTAAAACTACAACCTGTACGAAACTTGCCGTTCACTACCAACGAAGGGGATTCCGCACTTGTCTTGTTTGTGCCGATACTTTCCGTGCTGGTGCTTTTGATCAGTTAAAACA AAATGCAACCAAAGCCAAGATCCCCTTCTATGGTAGTTATACTGAAACAGACCCTGTGGCCATTGCCTCTTTAGGTGTGGAGAAGTTTAGGAAAGAAAGGTTCGATGTGATCGTCGTCGACACTTCTGGTCGTCACAAGCAAGAGTCCGAGCtgtttgaggagatggtggcCATTGGCGCTGCTGTCAAACCA GATATGACATTAATGGTCCTTGATGCTTCCATAGGCCAAGCTGCCGAAGGTCAATCTCGTGCTTTCAAGGATTCTGCCGACTTTGGCGCTATCATTGTGACTAAACTGGATGGACATGCCAAGGGTGGTGGTGCCATTTCTGCTGTGGCGGCCACCAAGACACCCATTATTTTCCTTGGTACTGGTGAACATCTCAACGATCTTGAACGATTCGCGCCTCAGCCTTTCATTTCCAAGCTTTTGGGCATGGGTGATATGCAAGGCCTTGTAGAGCACAT GCAGGATATGGCCCGAGCAAACCCCGATAGACAAAAGGATCTCGCCAAAAAGCTTGAACAAGGCAAGTTCTCCATTCGCGACTGGCGGGAACAATTGTCAAATATCATGAACAT GGGTTCTATCTCCAAGATCGCTTCCATGATTCCTGGTTTGCCTGCAGGTATAATGGACGGtaatgaggaagaggcttCCGCCAAGCTCAAGCGTCTGATTTTCATCACCGATGCCATGCGTGCCGACGAATTGGATTCTGACGGTAGCATCTTTGTGTCGTACGATAAACAAGGGAACCCCGTCGGCCTCAACAAACGGGCAAAGAGGGTGGCAAAGGGAAGTGGTACAAGTCTGAGGGAGTTGGAGGACTTGTTAGTGCAGGCGAGAATGATGGCTGGAATGGCCAAGCAAGCCGGTGGCCAGAATGGATGGTACGTGACCCTCTTGTAG
- a CDS encoding signal recognition particle protein SRP54, variant 1: MVLADLGTRLHGAWNQLSKASVIDDKVIDGVLKELCAALLESDVNVKLVASLRTKVKAKVKKSLEESEKTGGREANKKNVVQKAVFDELVALVDPGTEPYKPVKGKTNVLMAVGIQGAGKTTTCTKLAVHYQRRGFRTCLVCADTFRAGAFDQLKQNATKAKIPFYGSYTETDPVAIASLGVEKFRKERFDVIVVDTSGRHKQESELFEEMVAIGAAVKPDMTLMVLDASIGQAAEGQSRAFKDSADFGAIIVTKLDGHAKGGGAISAVAATKTPIIFLGTGEHLNDLERFAPQPFISKLLGMGDMQGLVEHMQDMARANPDRQKDLAKKLEQGKFSIRDWREQLSNIMNMGSISKIASMIPGLPAGIMDGNEEEASAKLKRLIFITDAMRADELDSDGSIFVSYDKQGNPVGLNKRAKRVAKGSGTSLRELEDLLVQARMMAGMAKQAGGQNGWMSAMQKMQAAAGGKPLGPNGQPSPAQIEAMRKAMPPELVRKLRAAGPQGAQKMMQDMMGGMGGMPGMGGAGGPGGMDLGNMMRMLGGGGGGGGGMPDMSQMQEMMKGMGMGGGGMGGMPGELP; this comes from the exons ATGGTGTTAGCGGATCTCGGGACACGACTGCACGGCGCTTGGAACCAGCTTTCAAAAGCATCAGTAATCGATGACAAG GTTATCGACGGTGTCCTCAAGGAGCTATGCGCAGCCTTGTTGGAATCAGATGTCAACGTAAAACTCGTAGCCTCACTGCGGACCAAGGTTAAAGCGAAG GTCAAGAAGAGCCTGGAAGAAAGTGAAAAGacaggaggaagggaagcgaACAAAAAGAACGTTGTGCAGAAGGCCGTCTTTGACGAGCTCGTCGCTTTGGTGGATCCAGGAACTGAGCCATACAAGCCAGTTAAGGGAAAGACCAATGTCTTGATGGCTGTCGGTATCCAA GGTGCTGGTAAAACTACAACCTGTACGAAACTTGCCGTTCACTACCAACGAAGGGGATTCCGCACTTGTCTTGTTTGTGCCGATACTTTCCGTGCTGGTGCTTTTGATCAGTTAAAACA AAATGCAACCAAAGCCAAGATCCCCTTCTATGGTAGTTATACTGAAACAGACCCTGTGGCCATTGCCTCTTTAGGTGTGGAGAAGTTTAGGAAAGAAAGGTTCGATGTGATCGTCGTCGACACTTCTGGTCGTCACAAGCAAGAGTCCGAGCtgtttgaggagatggtggcCATTGGCGCTGCTGTCAAACCA GATATGACATTAATGGTCCTTGATGCTTCCATAGGCCAAGCTGCCGAAGGTCAATCTCGTGCTTTCAAGGATTCTGCCGACTTTGGCGCTATCATTGTGACTAAACTGGATGGACATGCCAAGGGTGGTGGTGCCATTTCTGCTGTGGCGGCCACCAAGACACCCATTATTTTCCTTGGTACTGGTGAACATCTCAACGATCTTGAACGATTCGCGCCTCAGCCTTTCATTTCCAAGCTTTTGGGCATGGGTGATATGCAAGGCCTTGTAGAGCACAT GCAGGATATGGCCCGAGCAAACCCCGATAGACAAAAGGATCTCGCCAAAAAGCTTGAACAAGGCAAGTTCTCCATTCGCGACTGGCGGGAACAATTGTCAAATATCATGAACAT GGGTTCTATCTCCAAGATCGCTTCCATGATTCCTGGTTTGCCTGCAGGTATAATGGACGGtaatgaggaagaggcttCCGCCAAGCTCAAGCGTCTGATTTTCATCACCGATGCCATGCGTGCCGACGAATTGGATTCTGACGGTAGCATCTTTGTGTCGTACGATAAACAAGGGAACCCCGTCGGCCTCAACAAACGGGCAAAGAGGGTGGCAAAGGGAAGTGGTACAAGTCTGAGGGAGTTGGAGGACTTGTTAGTGCAGGCGAGAATGATGGCTGGAATGGCCAAGCAAGCCGGTGGCCAGAATGGATG GATGTCGGCGATGCAGAAGATGCAAGCTGCTGCCGGTGGCAAACCTCTTGGACCCAATGGTCAACCTTCCCCTGCCCAAATCGAGGCTATGCGAAAGGCCATGCCTCCAGAGTTAGTCCGCAAGTTACGTGCCGCTGGTCCTCAGGGTGCtcagaagatgatgcaAGATATGATGGGTGGCATGGGCGGAATGCCTGGTATGGGAGGTGCTGGCGGACCTGGCGGTATGGATTTGGGCAatatgatgaggatgttgggaggaggaggcggtggtggcggtgggATGCCCGACATGAGCCAGATgcaggagatgatgaagggcATGGGCATGGGTGGCGGCGGCATGGGTGGTATGCCTGGTGAGTTACCGTAA